One part of the Coffea eugenioides isolate CCC68of chromosome 10, Ceug_1.0, whole genome shotgun sequence genome encodes these proteins:
- the LOC113750760 gene encoding ubiquitin-like-specific protease ESD4, with product MLRIDFEENHKDQTYNTWYMPTFFTCKLQNAESDLTTISIYFDADRYGEDIEMCEKIFVPINEDNQHWYCTLVDFVEKKVYILDSLPNSTKQRGVVVRKLVQDLDTVLQHKFGDKYKFQASLFEVDESANIPKQPNGYDCGVYVINFMKSSEVEQMSSLMFQSETERFNIAMELVLHRKNAWGFLLQDHLQRR from the exons ATGCTTCGGATAGACTTTGAGGAGAACCATAAAGATCAAACATATAACACATGGTACATGCCAACTTTCTTTACG TGCAAATTACAAAATGCTGAATCTGACCTTACAACTATTTCAATATATTTTGATGCTGATAGATATGGAGAAGACATTGAGATGTGTGAGAAG ATATTTGTCCCAATAAATGAAGATAACCAACATTGGTATTGCACACTAGTTGACTTTGTTGAAAAGAAAGTGTACATACTGGATTCGTTGCCTAATTCAACAAAGCAACGAGGTGTTGTGGTTAGAAAGTTA GTGCAAGATCTTGATACTGTACTACAGCACAAATTTGGGGATAAGTACAAGTTTCAGGCATCGTTATTTGAAGTTGATGAATCTGCTAACATTCCTAAACAGCCGAATGG CTATGATTGTGGTGTATACGTTATTAATTTCATGAAGTCATCTGAAGTGGAACAAATGAGTTCACTCATG TTTCAATCCGAGACTGAACGTTTTAACATTGCAATGGAATTGGTCCTACACCGTAAGAATGCATGGGGATTTCTTCTACAAGATCATTTGCAGAGAAGATGA
- the LOC113749724 gene encoding putative MO25-like protein At5g47540 produces the protein MALHYGAMLRECIRHQTVARYVLESEHMKKFFDYIQLPNFDIAADAAATFKELLTRHKSTVAEFLSKNYDWTNATMSDFVQNSQLLSGLKKDEDKASFFGS, from the exons ATGGCTTTACACTATGGTGCTATGCTTAGAGAATGTATACGCCATCAGACTGTTGCACG GTATGTCTTGGAATCGGAGCATATGaagaaattttttgattatATTCAACTTCCAAATTTCGATATTGCTGCTGATGCTGCTGCAACTTTCAAG GAACTCTTGACAAGGCACAAATCAACTGTAGCTGAATTCCTTTCAAAGAATTATGACTGG ACAAATGCTACTATGTCAGATTTTGTGCAAAATTCACAGCTACTAAGTGGACTCAAGAAGGATGAAGATAAAGCTTCTTTTTTTGGCTCGTGA